From Xenopus tropicalis strain Nigerian chromosome 3, UCB_Xtro_10.0, whole genome shotgun sequence, the proteins below share one genomic window:
- the lamtor4 gene encoding ragulator complex protein LAMTOR4 has protein sequence MTSTMTQGLERIPDQMGYLVMSEDGGVLASAGDLENDERLAGVIREMVAVACSFRDLGDQQPFKRMSIVFGEHTFLVTISGQKIYVVKRQNVVREPISV, from the exons ATG ACCTCCACCATGACGCAGGGCCTGGAGCGGATCCCAGACCAGATGGGGTATCTGGTAATGAGCGAGGATGGAGGGGTGCTGGCG AGCGCCGGTGATTTGGAGAATGACGAACGCCTGGCGGGAGTGATCAGGGAGATGGTGGCCGTAGCGTGCTCCTTCCGGGATCTCGGGGACCAGCAGCCATTCAAACGCATGAGTA TCGTATTTGGGGAGCACACGTTTCTCGTCACCATTTCCGGACAGAAGATCTACGTGGTGAAGCGGCAGAACGTGGTGCGGGAGCCAATCAGTGTCTAG
- the lamtor4 gene encoding ragulator complex protein LAMTOR4 isoform X1 yields the protein MTQGLERIPDQMGYLVMSEDGGVLASAGDLENDERLAGVIREMVAVACSFRDLGDQQPFKRMSIVFGEHTFLVTISGQKIYVVKRQNVVREPISV from the exons ATGACGCAGGGCCTGGAGCGGATCCCAGACCAGATGGGGTATCTGGTAATGAGCGAGGATGGAGGGGTGCTGGCG AGCGCCGGTGATTTGGAGAATGACGAACGCCTGGCGGGAGTGATCAGGGAGATGGTGGCCGTAGCGTGCTCCTTCCGGGATCTCGGGGACCAGCAGCCATTCAAACGCATGAGTA TCGTATTTGGGGAGCACACGTTTCTCGTCACCATTTCCGGACAGAAGATCTACGTGGTGAAGCGGCAGAACGTGGTGCGGGAGCCAATCAGTGTCTAG
- the map11 gene encoding uncharacterized protein C7orf43 homolog codes for MESQCDYSMIFPACPLLPSDLPVRYRALPRRNHLYLGETLRFLLVLRLRSAGERPQERAGTEASAVGEASQESPGSEAFSWAPLAASLSALASVCPGEEEAEEEEEESEESPAGYRGCKAIVSQQQPPPGAAPSGTPVTDPVVSSDEVIFPLSVSLDRLPPGTVKAKIVVTVWKRDTEQSRVRTFGYRSLLQNSAPGQIFREEQGTFKAQVSTLLTVLPPPTLRCRQINVAGKHFTAVKVLNTSSQDELSICDVRILPNFNANYLPVMPDGSVLLVDNVCHQSGDITMASFLRLHSASSQLPSRLGSLEEHNFLFQLQAGERPPEDAKEGLEVPLVAIVHWSTPKPLTSGIYTHYKLPSIRLERPRFVMTACCDSPVQMHKPFRVTYTLLNDLQDFLAVRLVWTPDTNTTGAGRGTSEEDRRLTKAVQEAVVCHTPINSLGFCRKGSSVTVGVTFMALRAGLFELSQHMKLKLQFTASASQPPPDARPVSRRSSPSSPALRDLERQQQSGVLGRSQSFSHQQPTRGQLIRTGSVMERRAITPPVGSPLGRPLYLPPERAALSLDKIAKRQCKVLVVHPVQ; via the exons ATGGAGTCGCAGTGCGACTACTCGATGATCTTCCCGGCCTGCCCCCTCCTGCCCTCAGATCTGCCGGTTCGGTACCGGGCATTACCCCGGCGGAACCACCTGTACCTCGGGGAGACGCTGCGCTTCCTGCTGGTACTGCGGCTCCGGAGCGCCGGGGAGAGGCCCCAGGAAAGGGCGGGGACAGAGGCCTCTGCGGTGGGGGAGGCTTCTCAGGAAAGTCCGGGGTCTGAGGCCTTTTCGTGGGCCCCGCTGGCGGCTTCTCTTTCGGCCTTGGCCAGTGTGTGTCCCGGGGAGGAGGAAgcggaggaggaggaagaggagagtgAGGAGAGCCCGGCCGGGTACCGGGGGTGTAAGGCTATTGTGAGCCAGCAACAGCCCCCGCCTGGGGCAGCGCCCTCTGGG ACTCCTGTTACAGATCCCGTGGTCTCCAGCGATGAGGTTATCttccccctgtctgtctctttagATCGTCTCCCACCTGGGACAGTCAAAGCCAAA ATAGTGGTGACAGTGTGGAAACGGGACACAGAACAATCGCGGGTCAGAACCTTTGGATATCGGTCCTTGTTACAGAATTCAGCCCCGGGCCAAATCTTCCGAGAGGAACAAGGCACCTTTAAGGCTCAAG TGAGTACCCTCCTCACCGTGCTCCCACCTCCCACCCTCAGGTGCCGTCAGATCAACGTGGCCGGGAAGCACTTCACTGCTGTAAAAG TGCTCAACACATCTTCTCAGGATGAACTCAGCATCTGCGACGTGCGCATCCTCCCTAACTTCAACGCCAATTACCTGCCCGTCATGCCCGACGGATCCGTGCTCCTGGTGGACAACGTGTG TCACCAGTCGGGGGATATCACCATGGCCTCCTTCCTGCGCCTGCACAGCGCCTCCTCCCAACTTCCCAGCAGGCTCGGCTCCCTGGAGGAGCACAACTTCCTGTTCCAGCTCCAGGCTGGTGAGCGCCCCCCCGAGGATGCTAAGGAG GGTCTGGAGGTTCCCCTGGTGGCTATCGTTCATTGGTCGACTCCGAAACCCCTGACATCTGGCATTTACACCCATTACAA gctcccgAGCATCAGGCTGGAGAGGCCTCGCTTTGTGATGACTGCCTGCTGTGACTCCCCCGTCCAGATGCACAAACCTTTCCGGGTCACCTACACGCTGCTCAACGACCTGCAGGACTTCCTGGCCGTCAGGCTCGTATGGACTCCCGACACCAACACAACTGGTGCGG GCAGGGGTACCTCAGAGGAGGACCGGCGCTTGACCAAAGCGGTTCAGGAAGCTGTGGTGTGTCACACTCCAATCAACAGCCTGGGATTTTGCCGTAAGGGCAGCTCGGTCACAGTGGGGGTCACGTTCATGGCTCTCAGAGCTGGCCTGTTCGAG CTGAGCCAACACATGAAGTTAAAGCTTCAGTTCACTGCCAGTGCCTCCCAGCCCCCCCCAGACGCCCGGCCCGTGTCCCGTCGGAGCagccccagcagcccagcccTCAGGGATCTGGAGAGGCAGCAGCAGAGCGGGGTTCTGGGACGGTCCCAGTCCTTCTCTCACCAGCAGCCTACCCGCGGTCAGCTGATTCG GACTGGCAGTGTAATGGAGCGCCGTGCAATAACGCCCCCGGTAGGTTCCCCCCTGGGCAGACCCCTCTATCTGCCCCCAGAGAGAGCAGCGCTGTCATTGGATAAAATTGCAAAACGCCAATGCAAGGTACTAGTCGTGCACCCCGTTCAGTGA
- the map11 gene encoding microtubule-associated protein 11 isoform X1 has translation MESQCDYSMIFPACPLLPSDLPVRYRALPRRNHLYLGETLRFLLVLRLRSAGERPQERAGTEASAVGEASQESPGSEAFSWAPLAASLSALASVCPGEEEAEEEEEESEESPAGYRGCKAIVSQQQPPPGAAPSGTPVTDPVVSSDEVIFPLSVSLDRLPPGTVKAKIVVTVWKRDTEQSRVRTFGYRSLLQNSAPGQIFREEQGTFKAQVSTLLTVLPPPTLRCRQINVAGKHFTAVKVLNTSSQDELSICDVRILPNFNANYLPVMPDGSVLLVDNVCHQSGDITMASFLRLHSASSQLPSRLGSLEEHNFLFQLQAGERPPEDAKEGLEVPLVAIVHWSTPKPLTSGIYTHYKLPSIRLERPRFVMTACCDSPVQMHKPFRVTYTLLNDLQDFLAVRLVWTPDTNTTGRGTSEEDRRLTKAVQEAVVCHTPINSLGFCRKGSSVTVGVTFMALRAGLFELSQHMKLKLQFTASASQPPPDARPVSRRSSPSSPALRDLERQQQSGVLGRSQSFSHQQPTRGQLIRTGSVMERRAITPPVGSPLGRPLYLPPERAALSLDKIAKRQCKVLVVHPVQ, from the exons ATGGAGTCGCAGTGCGACTACTCGATGATCTTCCCGGCCTGCCCCCTCCTGCCCTCAGATCTGCCGGTTCGGTACCGGGCATTACCCCGGCGGAACCACCTGTACCTCGGGGAGACGCTGCGCTTCCTGCTGGTACTGCGGCTCCGGAGCGCCGGGGAGAGGCCCCAGGAAAGGGCGGGGACAGAGGCCTCTGCGGTGGGGGAGGCTTCTCAGGAAAGTCCGGGGTCTGAGGCCTTTTCGTGGGCCCCGCTGGCGGCTTCTCTTTCGGCCTTGGCCAGTGTGTGTCCCGGGGAGGAGGAAgcggaggaggaggaagaggagagtgAGGAGAGCCCGGCCGGGTACCGGGGGTGTAAGGCTATTGTGAGCCAGCAACAGCCCCCGCCTGGGGCAGCGCCCTCTGGG ACTCCTGTTACAGATCCCGTGGTCTCCAGCGATGAGGTTATCttccccctgtctgtctctttagATCGTCTCCCACCTGGGACAGTCAAAGCCAAA ATAGTGGTGACAGTGTGGAAACGGGACACAGAACAATCGCGGGTCAGAACCTTTGGATATCGGTCCTTGTTACAGAATTCAGCCCCGGGCCAAATCTTCCGAGAGGAACAAGGCACCTTTAAGGCTCAAG TGAGTACCCTCCTCACCGTGCTCCCACCTCCCACCCTCAGGTGCCGTCAGATCAACGTGGCCGGGAAGCACTTCACTGCTGTAAAAG TGCTCAACACATCTTCTCAGGATGAACTCAGCATCTGCGACGTGCGCATCCTCCCTAACTTCAACGCCAATTACCTGCCCGTCATGCCCGACGGATCCGTGCTCCTGGTGGACAACGTGTG TCACCAGTCGGGGGATATCACCATGGCCTCCTTCCTGCGCCTGCACAGCGCCTCCTCCCAACTTCCCAGCAGGCTCGGCTCCCTGGAGGAGCACAACTTCCTGTTCCAGCTCCAGGCTGGTGAGCGCCCCCCCGAGGATGCTAAGGAG GGTCTGGAGGTTCCCCTGGTGGCTATCGTTCATTGGTCGACTCCGAAACCCCTGACATCTGGCATTTACACCCATTACAA gctcccgAGCATCAGGCTGGAGAGGCCTCGCTTTGTGATGACTGCCTGCTGTGACTCCCCCGTCCAGATGCACAAACCTTTCCGGGTCACCTACACGCTGCTCAACGACCTGCAGGACTTCCTGGCCGTCAGGCTCGTATGGACTCCCGACACCAACACAACTG GCAGGGGTACCTCAGAGGAGGACCGGCGCTTGACCAAAGCGGTTCAGGAAGCTGTGGTGTGTCACACTCCAATCAACAGCCTGGGATTTTGCCGTAAGGGCAGCTCGGTCACAGTGGGGGTCACGTTCATGGCTCTCAGAGCTGGCCTGTTCGAG CTGAGCCAACACATGAAGTTAAAGCTTCAGTTCACTGCCAGTGCCTCCCAGCCCCCCCCAGACGCCCGGCCCGTGTCCCGTCGGAGCagccccagcagcccagcccTCAGGGATCTGGAGAGGCAGCAGCAGAGCGGGGTTCTGGGACGGTCCCAGTCCTTCTCTCACCAGCAGCCTACCCGCGGTCAGCTGATTCG GACTGGCAGTGTAATGGAGCGCCGTGCAATAACGCCCCCGGTAGGTTCCCCCCTGGGCAGACCCCTCTATCTGCCCCCAGAGAGAGCAGCGCTGTCATTGGATAAAATTGCAAAACGCCAATGCAAGGTACTAGTCGTGCACCCCGTTCAGTGA